A genomic stretch from Methanomassiliicoccales archaeon includes:
- a CDS encoding DUF998 domain-containing protein, with the protein MSNHRRIIKVGAFCGLMGAIIFALMWIVAATVDSSWVLGEQTLSELGGDRPGRIFFNTGVILEALLSIVFVFGLKNTLSSDNLGKAGSAVFFLAAISLLAVGVFPITTGVYHTVASYSFFGLSLIALIILIRPLQSSRAFGAIFSIITIVAIVVSLGFLFFTNIPTAEAVAVICLLFWSLIVSVRMLTAKEF; encoded by the coding sequence ATGTCGAATCATCGAAGGATTATCAAAGTTGGAGCCTTTTGTGGATTAATGGGTGCGATCATCTTTGCACTCATGTGGATAGTAGCGGCAACGGTCGATTCGAGTTGGGTGCTGGGGGAACAGACGCTCAGCGAACTCGGTGGGGATAGACCTGGTCGGATCTTCTTTAATACTGGCGTTATCCTCGAGGCACTTCTCAGTATCGTTTTTGTTTTTGGATTAAAAAATACACTTAGCAGTGATAATCTTGGGAAAGCAGGTTCTGCCGTCTTTTTCCTTGCTGCTATTTCTCTACTAGCCGTTGGCGTTTTTCCCATCACAACCGGCGTTTATCATACAGTGGCTAGTTACTCATTCTTCGGTCTTTCATTGATTGCGCTAATCATTCTTATCAGACCTCTGCAATCGAGCAGGGCCTTTGGTGCCATTTTTTCAATCATAACGATCGTGGCGATCGTTGTGTCTCTGGGATTCCTGTTTTTCACAAATATTCCAACCGCCGAGGCTGTTGCGGTGATATGCCTCCTGTTCTGGTCCTTAATCGTCTCCGTTAGGATGCTAACAGCAAAAGAATTCTGA
- a CDS encoding magnesium transporter CorA, which produces MNDSVHAQNNASVSGGTNYSNEKPKGICVALVSPGKTVKFAGSSPDDFISIIRTSVLSWVNFATDDLRHEGNEIAVKFGFTDSLVQTLLSGYYATFEDHGTEMGIMLPAVRAEGLELKVYPLIILIRDGLIVTMHSKEVARLVVFARYADGFLRKLPESASPQDKLTLMLIRIIDESNSRNFEHLREIEELGDKLSETLVDPKSPRMTIGRQIYEIKHALITYLNTLWRTLDVLHSLRYGDADLVTDNPKVLSKIGLLADEVNRQIELSEHMSEVLASGLEVLQSLYNNQLQILNNRMALVMTWLTILGTAVLVPNTLATIFSFAFGLESKLLLWSVLILIISTINATFLAYWWVRRRVIITAIPEETDKR; this is translated from the coding sequence ATGAACGATTCAGTACATGCACAAAATAACGCTTCGGTCAGCGGTGGCACCAATTATTCGAATGAGAAGCCGAAAGGGATCTGTGTCGCGCTCGTTTCACCAGGAAAAACTGTTAAGTTCGCTGGATCATCGCCGGATGATTTTATTTCAATAATCCGTACGTCGGTGCTTTCGTGGGTAAACTTTGCAACAGATGACCTGCGGCACGAAGGAAATGAGATCGCTGTAAAATTCGGATTCACCGATTCGTTGGTTCAAACGCTCCTTTCAGGCTACTATGCAACTTTCGAAGACCACGGAACAGAGATGGGTATCATGCTCCCTGCGGTCAGAGCAGAAGGTCTCGAACTGAAAGTATATCCCCTCATTATTCTCATAAGAGATGGGCTCATCGTGACGATGCACAGTAAGGAAGTCGCCAGGCTCGTTGTTTTTGCACGTTATGCAGATGGTTTCTTAAGAAAACTGCCAGAATCTGCATCGCCTCAGGACAAGCTCACACTGATGCTCATTCGGATTATCGACGAAAGCAATTCGAGGAACTTTGAGCATTTAAGGGAAATAGAGGAACTCGGTGACAAATTGAGTGAGACGCTTGTCGATCCGAAATCACCTAGAATGACCATCGGACGCCAGATCTATGAGATTAAACATGCGCTCATCACCTATCTAAACACATTGTGGAGAACGTTGGATGTTCTTCATTCGCTGCGTTATGGCGATGCAGATCTCGTGACAGATAATCCTAAAGTTTTATCAAAAATTGGATTGCTCGCGGACGAAGTCAACCGACAGATCGAATTGAGTGAGCACATGTCCGAAGTCCTTGCGTCGGGGCTCGAAGTCCTGCAATCATTGTATAACAATCAGCTGCAGATCTTGAATAATCGTATGGCACTCGTCATGACTTGGTTAACAATTCTGGGGACGGCAGTCCTTGTGCCAAATACCTTAGCAACGATTTTCAGTTTTGCTTTTGGCCTTGAGTCTAAGTTGCTCCTTTGGTCGGTATTAATTCTCATTATCTCCACAATTAATGCAACATTTCTTGCCTACTGGTGGGTTCGAAGACGAGTCATCATTACGGCGATTCCAGAAGAAACCGATAAACGCTAG